The following are from one region of the Quercus robur chromosome 1, dhQueRobu3.1, whole genome shotgun sequence genome:
- the LOC126727508 gene encoding uncharacterized protein LOC126727508, translating to MGNSLRCCLACVLPCGALDLIRIVHLNGYVEELTGPITAGEVLKANPNHVLSKPCSQGVVRKILILSPEAELKRGSIYFLIPSSSFPEKKKSGNKSSKKSKKCQTNNDVSEDCDRYLENVISEKKSSRRDRRNGRVGVWRPHLESISED from the coding sequence ATGGGTAACAGTCTAAGGTGTTGCTTGGCTTGTGTTCTTCCTTGTGGAGCTCTTGACTTGATCCGCATAGTCCATTTGAATGGCTACGTAGAAGAGCTTACAGGTCCAATCACTGCTGGTGAGGTCCTTAAGGCAAACCCAAATCATGTCCTAAGCAAGCCATGCTCTCAAGGCGTTGTACGCAAAATCTTAATACTCTCACCAGAGGCTGAGCTCAAGAGAGGAAGCATTTACTTCTTgatcccttcatcttcttttccagaaaaaaaaaagagtggcaACAAGTCCTCCAAGAAGAGCAAAAAGTGTCAAACCAACAATGATGTCTCAGAAGACTGTGATCGTTACCTAGAGAATGTCATATCGGAAAAGAAATCCTCACGTAGAGATCGTAGAAATGGCAGAGTTGGAGTATGGAGACCTCATCTTGAGAGCATCTCAGAAGACTAG